ATGTAAGATTTGTCAGATCAAAGTATTTACATTTTGGAGTCAACTGTTTGCCGTTGGTTTTTATGTAAGTAACAAAAAGACATCTTTGATAGCTTTAGATGACTCCGAGTGATTAATCGACAGCTTCGTTTTTTAAAAGCAGAAGAATCGATAAAGAACTTTACACCTGGTTCCTTGCTTTTGATTTTGACCTGAGTAAACTGGAGATTTGTCAAGATGTAATCCCGCAGTTGTATCTTGAAGTGGAATGAGTGTCAGCATTAACGATAATActcatttgtttcatttttggacaatcattttcaaaaaaaaaagagcGGTACAGAGAGTATAGGTTTGAATTTAAGGAAAGTATCACCAGACCACGAAATTGCTCTCTATGAGTAATAAACGGAATCAAAGTTCTACATTTTACGGCTTGAACAGCTAGTCGCATCGACAGTTACTCTCTCTCTGTCATGAAatgtatgcaaaaatgaaacCTTCATCATTTACAAACGGAAAGTAGTTCCCTACTAGCCGGGTTCTGTACCACAAAATAGTTCCTTACTAGCCGGGTTCCGTAGCACAAATCTGACAAGTGTTATCGATGTTTATCAAAAATTATATTCCTTGTCAACCAGTTGATTTTTACTGCTTACGATATTGTCGAATTTATAGCAACCGGATGAATAAACTACCGAAAAGACTTCTTTTAAAATATTGAGCCCTATTTCGTTTGGCGTAATCCGTTAACAAGAATTATATATAAACAAAACGGCGACAAGTTGCGAGGTTGATATTAGAGTTCTGTCACATAAATTGACAGTAAACGTATGAAATCATAGTGCTTTTATTTTCTAGTTTAAAAAATATCAATCTCCAAGTCTTTTTTTCTGTAACATTTTGCAAATGATATTTCGGTACTTTCTTGTAAATTAAATTAAGATAGGAAAAAAGGAGACGTTCTCTTGTACCTGACTGATGTCACGATATAAGTGCAGTACATGTATCTTACTAAGATTCAGATGATTTTTCCCATTCCGTGAAGGAGAAAGGTGTTCACTTAAAACAACAACGCCCTACGATATCAATAGTTATGTTTTCAATACAACTTACACGTTTACAGATTACAAGCACAGAAGGCACAGAGTATATACTTTTAGTCATAATATTGTCGATTTATTGTCGAAAAACAAGATAAATTGCATAAATTAGTGCGAGAAAGGGAAAACTTGCATTGTATAGAGATAGGTAAGCTAGGTAAATACCATGGCAACCAATCGACGTGAAAACAGTTGAATAAATATCTATACTAGTCGTGATTTACTTGCCAATATCAGTATTTACGACATGAAGTAGAGTGTAAACAGGAAGTGACCAAAAACACAGAAACCCCTGAACTACAGATTGAATCCATTTCTCCTCTAATTTATGGTACAGGGTAATCAAACATTTCAAGCATTGAGACATTATCAAACATTCAGAAAGCGTTTAGTTGACTTCaaattcataataattgtatgtAATTGTATGTTTTTAACGAAGAGTCATGCTTGTGTCGCCTTTTTTCAATGTCTctataatattgtaaaaaatctaTGTTAAAGAACACTGTTCTACATATCTACGTATTAGTTGAACCGTTTTAATACAGTATGCTTAAAGTTATATTCTTGTTTAAATTAAATATCTATGTTTTGTTAttaaaagttttcaattttatacAACAACCATTTTATCTGAATGCTGTAATCTTGCTCGACTCTTTTTTACAGACATGCTGGGTTGGGTGTTTAACAGTGTTATAGCACTGCCAATGATCGATAATGGAGAATAGCATTATTGAAAAATGACTGAAAGTGTTGTACAGTTGAAAAGTGACAGCACTTACTAGAACAGTTAATTGTCGAATGCAGTTGCACTTTTTATGACTTAACACTGATGTCCGTTCTTCTATCAATTTAGTTTTGTAACTGTATTTCCTGTACCAATCTCCTTGTCTCTTCTCTCTACCCAGTTCAGCAGAGCCTCCGTTTCGTGTTATAGTTAGCAACCAGACGCATTAAGATTCTACTTTTAGGTTCTTACTGTATGATTTCGCTATAATTCTGGAAAAGGTTTCTTGCCACTGTTGTACGGTGTCGACGCCAGCTGACGGGGTCGGCGTTCCTTGCGGAATCGGTGTGATGACGGTAGAAAATGTGGTACGAGTAGAAGGTGTGACAATACTCCAAGCGCTTCCGACATTGCTTGGCCAGACGCCCATTGGAGAGGGTGCTGGCGTTGTCCACGAGCTGCGCGTATTCATTTCTGTCAAGCTAGGCGAATGTAACGCAGTTTGTGACTGGCAGACAACATTTTCGGCACTCCTTTCTGGTGTCACCGCTCTTTCCCTGTTATCTGTAGAACTGCTTAGTTGCCCAATGTCGTCTTTGAGACTGTCGTTTGTTTCTTCTCGTAGATGGTCAGCAGAATCGTGTGAGATTTGCACCGCCTTATCAGAGTCACTGCTTTCTGGTGCCAGTAAACTCTCAACATCAAATTGTCTTTTTTTCGTCAATTGATTTTGATTGGGGGAGCGTTCATTTAAGCTGTTGCTGTGCATAAATGCCTGGTTAGGCCAATTCAAAGGTGTTGTGTTGGCTGGTGGTGGACTTGGACTGTCTTCGTCATCAGGTACCGTCAATCCCATGTGCTTCCTTACCTTTCTCTGAGCCCGACGTCTCCTAAAATCACCTTTCTGAAAGTCGTCGATGTTGGCCGGATGTATGGCCCAGAAATGTCCTTTACCGTTGGCACTCCGTCCAGCTTTGATAAAACAGTCATTTAATGATAGGTTATGACGAATGCTGTTTCTCCAGCCAGGCCCTCTCGTGCGAAAGTAGGCATAGTTATCAAGAATATATTGATAAATGTCACTGAGAACCAGCTTCTTGTCTTTGTGGCTCAAAATTGCCATAGCTATAAGTCCAATGTAACTATGGTTCGGCTTCGGTTCTTCGTGTATCATTCTCGTTCTCGGGTCGACTTTATTAAACGCCATCAGAGCGGAGAAAGTGTCTGTACCATGCGAATGATGATGTAGATATGGTGAAAGTCCGTGAGTAGCCGGGATGGCAGGGATTCCGTAACGGAAACGGCTGTTATAGCCATACATTTGAGCTCGGTGATATTCGAACGCCGCCTGCGTCATACCGTTTCCCCAAGCTGCGTACATCATGGGCTGATCAGATATTTTCAGGCCGTACGGTACCAGGCTAGTGTTACCAGAAGTGCACATGGTCAGTGTTGACTGTCGCTTCGTTGATCGCACCGATCGCTCGACACTATTTCTGTTTGATTGTGTGTTGTTGAAAGTAAAATGTAGGAGTGGTGTTGGTTGCTTTGTACACACCCCTCTAACCAGTGTAGTTTTGATAGATCATCATCTCGTCACCTCTGATTGGTCTACCATAGTGACATCattcatattcaaatttccagGAACTCAAAATCTATAACTGGGCATGTATTTTTGTTTAGCATTGTTTATCAATTACGGTAGAAATGACGGGGACCACCTGCCATGAATTTTAACGTTTGCCATTTGTCGTATTTGGTCTTATTTCGATTTCCGATGGAGGACGTCTCGATTCACTTCAAACTACTGGGAAGAAGTTCGGTAGGTAGCAGCCTGCCTCTCCTGAAATTTAGTTCTGTTGACTTTACAGTGCGCTTGTATGGTGTCAACTCATTGCCAGCCTTGCCATACAGACTCTGTTGTCTGTACCGTGCAGTCATGCGTCAACAAAAACTAACGAATTTGGCGAACAAAGCGCATTAGTGTTTTTGTGTTTGCTAATTATTTTACTCTAATTGGCGCTAATTGCTCGTCACAATTCCTTTTTTTCAATTAAGCAACCTTTGCTTAAACGCTTGTCTATCACTTTGATTGACACTTTTCCATTGGTTTGCCGTGACGCTTATTGTATTCTTTGCTTATCTGCTATCACAGTGAATAGACCACATTATGAAGGGGTGGTACAGCAGCTCGTTTCAAGTGCCTATTTTCCTTTCACCCAATCTAAACAGATTACCAGCGGCTGTTTGAACTCTGTGCTTTCTGACTGAACGCCCATCTTTGATGTTATCACGACCCGAGTAAATATGGGAAAGTGATACTAGTTAGTTTAGGGAAGCAAGCCCCAAATTGGTATTTGTCCTAGCTGAACACGTCGGCTTTTCACTTGTTCAACGGAGTCAGTTCATTGTTTTCATCGACTGACGTTCTGTAATCTAGGCCAGCAACTGTCTTTTAAGCAACCATACTTTTTTACATACTTTACCATTGTCGAATTATATTCGGACAAAAATTTACAGAGCGAAATTGAATCTCTCCTAAACCTAGAAAACAGTCATATCAAAAGTTTGATTGTTCTAAATGAATGTGGTCCGCCTGTCCGGCGCCGGAAATGTCGAGGAGTGTCAAATTCTAGGTGCGATCATCGTTAGCAAAGCAGCGACCCATCTGCTTCTGTTCAGAGTTTGGTTGATTCCACCCTTGAATACTCATTACTCGAATTTCGTCAACTAATCTCCGCTGAAACTCAGGTGGGACCTGAAATGTCTCTCGTATCATCAACTGGGTACTCTTTACTATAAAAGCGACATTTTTTCTCTCCTTGATCAAAGCTCTTTGTGTGCCTTCTTTATACTGTTAAGATAGCCATGAAAGGCAAGAAAACAAGCTTAAACGTGTATAGAAGTGCACATTGCCTATTAGCAGGTTTATAAATCGTCTTTCCGCCATTGTGTTGGGCCTTATTATCCGTAACACCAGCAAGGGGTGATGCTGTTTCTTAGGCTTGTTCGACTTAATTACTTTGTTGATGAATTCTTTGGCTCTAAATGTTATTACAGAGAGAATAGAGAGAAAAGAAGATTGCTGGAGGGAAGTTAAGGCACGCAAAGAAGCTTGTGAAAGGCACTGGAGAACACACACGGCGCTTCAGCGACTGGCCTCAAGCTTGAATCGCTACGCTGTGccatttcattaaaatatgcatacTCGATTTATAAGAGAAGAAGCCTccaaaaaaagtattttgtttGGTAAAAGTCACGAGGCATTGCTGTTTTTCAAAGCAAATTTCTTGGAGATACTGGATCAGAATTCACATGATGTTGTACTAGCAACAAAGATGTAATAAAGGGTATATGAATTCATTGTTGTCATTGGTCTATTTTCACCGAAACCAGTAGACAGTGAAGTCTTTTACATACACAGGTATCATTGAATTGAGTAATCATCCTATCAAATCCTTCTAAATAGTCACCTCATATCCCCCTAAGCTCTTCATCAATGGTTGCATCATGCCCCTTAAGATTTTCATCAACATTGATGCTTAATGTGGCTGAAAATCGAATTATCAATGATTACGATCCTGCCACTTTTCAGATTAGAAAGAGATGATCTGAAATCTGCTTCAGTCTGATCCATGTCATTTCCTCCTTCCTTCTATCCTTCTACAAGGCTCTATTCAAGTTTTCCAATTTGGTTTCCCTAGGCTTTCCAAGCTCATCGCTATATTCCAATCACGGAAATTCGACTCTTTTCCTAggatatttctttctttcatccAGGAGTAACTCTTGATCCTTTGTCGTTTACAATAATATTTGTGAATCTCCAAAGACTACATGACTGTTGCTCATGAAATCCTCTAAAATCAAACTGGGGTCACTGAAAGACTTGCTTCTATTTTTATTCATGGTGGTTTCAACACGAAGCTGACGGAATACAGCCTCTAAAACTAGCTAGGAGTCTATGTAAATCAGAAAGACATTGATCTTAATATTGAATTTCTCCACGTGATTAATTTATTTAGTAATTCAGAATGAATTGGACAAAAGTCTAGTAATGTCGTTGTGAGCAAAAAAGAGCTATGAATGTTATGTTCTCATGGTACGTTCGCCCTCTAGTCAGACTGATTCATAATTTGTCATCTCTGTATACCAAGCTACTcgtcaaaatttccaaaacaaTAACGTTCACAGTCTTATTCCTGATTGATTGGAATGATCGGTTGAAAGTTGCTAACCCTCTTGTGATGTAGTTCGCACTGTAATTTCATTGAATCTCCTTTCTTTGTAAAAATCATTCACTTCCCTTGTGAACCGACACTACTGTCCAGTCAGACTGTTTCATAATTCGTCTTCTCTGTTTGCTTTAATTCTTAATAGAAAATCACATACCATTTGTGATACAGCCTCCTACCCTTAATGTTTTAAGTGTTTCTATTACAGAGTAACAGAATAATGTATCCTTTCTTATACAAAAATACTTTAATTTCAGTCTTGCAGAATGTTTtattcatttgaaatatttttgctttcagCATAGCGTTTTCACCATGCAAGATAAACGTACCGTAACAGCTACCCTGACTCTTTTCACACACAATCCTGGAGTTCGACTTCAATGGAAATAATTATACCTGTATATGAATTTAACTGCTCATATGAGGAGATTTCGTGATTTGTATGGATTTTACAGTCTCGTTACATTTCTTAACTCGAACCTGACCTCTTTTTGCGAAATATTAGTAACGTGATTCATGGTATTCagatgttttgccaactttaaGTGAATGTTTAGAGctcaatgaaaattattttgaaatcatcGTATATCCGACAACGGAGTGATTCTCGATTACCCATCGAAGACTGTATTTGAGAGAACGAGCAACCGCTTGTTATTAATAGAATAAATGAGAAAACTCTTTGTTTCCATACAATAAATTTCGCCAATAAAGCGAAATTTTAAATGAGTTGGAATAAATATGTCTTCTATTTTATATAAACCGACAACAACCATACCATTATCGTAACGCAATTGTTATCATATTtagtattgttgttgtttgttgttgttgtttgtgatgttgttgttgttggattAATTTCATGTTAGAATTGTAATTGGGATATTCGCTTCACACGCTGCCATGAAAACAATACTTGAAACGAAAATGAGAGTAGGTATTTTTTGCTGATTTGAAACCAGAGTTGTAAAGATATTTAAAGTTTTACGGAGTCAAGGCGTGACTTTGATGTGTGCAACGTTATGGGGAAACTTTACAGCGTCGTAGCGACGGATTTACGTGAgcaatttgaatatatacttTTGATTTGGACTCTGGTAACTGCAGAGTTGTTTATACGGAACAGAAGTGCAATAAGACGACGCATTGCATTAAGAAGAGGAGCGTTATTGAGCTAACTCTTATTCCTCGCTCTTTCTTTAGAATGTCAGTATATCGGTTGAAAAAACTTTGACTGTCATCCGCAAATCATCGGACGTTGAAATTGCTTTTAAAGGTAGGGGACTCGATCCCAgaaatcaagtttgttctagtctgtaagggaattatgaaggtgtcatagccttttgttttccattgaaattgtaatctagtaagtaaatttcctgacaagacaatctgacgcctgaaccaTGCCGTTAACATGACACCGACAAACACCGAATGTGCTActtaattaaaaatgatatggTTAGCCCAATCTTTCATAAGTTTATTAGGGTTTATAATTTAACCAGTGTTTGGAATGAGTAGAAATTATAACTAAGATAATTTTGTAACTTGCTAAGTTGTGAATAAGTACCTATGATAATGAGCTCGCAAGATCACTTGAGGAGATTTCTTGATATCCATAATCACATGAATCATTTCCCTTCAATAGATATTTTTGGAGAATTGAAGCCGCGCCTTTCAAGTGTTGTTCGCCATGACTGGACTTCATGGTTTGTATAATTAATACTTGATGTGTTTTAATATATGATCATTGAATCATTGATTTATGGGGACACACGTGAACTTGGCGTTAACAGCGTTGTCTCAAGAATGAAACATTGTTTGGCGACTTAAGCATTACTTAGTAATTTGTAGTTTGAGATCCTTAAATTTCTTAACCTTATAAAATACTCAGTGGAGGTGGCTTGTCGAGGTCGCCCGCTGTCATTTTGCACAGAATTGGCCGTGACACAAAGTCGACGACTTTGTGTCATCGAGTTGTCTACCTTTAATACTCTTATATGATTAGCTTGATTTAATGATTAAGATTATATTATCTGTGACCTATTTAATACGACTAACGATTTCACAGGAAAATAAATGAAAGCTGCGTAAAAAGAATAAAAGCAGCCATAATATGAAAGACAGTAATCGTAATTTGTAGAATTCGTACGTAGTGGCTAACTTGTGAGTAGAAGATTTCATATATAGCAAGTGCTGTCTATGTGTCtttatttttacagtatttttgacGAAAAATCTACTCACAGACCACATATGAAGCTTTAACATTCTCTCTTCTTGTATTAATAGATTCATGTAAAGCGTAAGTGTTAATTTGACGACCAATTCCGTGACGACCCATTCCGTGATAAACATTTCACGGACAGCAATATTTACGCACGTTCTTTGCAAGCTGTTTTAAGTAGAGCAGCTAACCTTTGTCTGTTGTGCCGAACATTGTTATTTGATGTGAAATATATTGTATATTCACAATCGAAAATTTATGGTTTGCGCAGTAAAATGTGAAGAGCTGTGATTTCTGTGAATCCAGTTTCCTTATAAACATGACATTTATGAAACTTACGAGAAGTAATAGAATAATCTGTTTTTCTGCCAACGTTGCCGTTATAGACATTTTCGGTTCATTTCAGTTTGGCAAGTTAGTACCTGTCTCACGTTAAATCAAACAGCTTCCCAtaatttgacatttgaaattgtcatttatacttgcaatttcaaatatttcaaactcTCAGATAAGATTACAGTTTGCCTAGTGTTCTGTGAGAAGACAAACATTTTTGGTTGCAGGAATGTACATAATGACCCTAATTTATGAAAGTAAGCGATTTGGTCCTGGGAATTTTCATCTGTACCACACGATGATCAAGAAATACGGCGCCGTGCGTATGCTCTGGACTTGCAATTACTTGGCATGGTTCTTGTGACGCTGGCTGTAATCGCGGTGGACAGTATTTTAGCGTTTCATTTAGAGTCGCCTGGAAGTCTAAACGTAGATGTAGTGTCAAGACCACGTTTCATTGACGCTTGATGCGTCTTTTAGCCAGTGTATGAATCGAAGACGTCAGCTTGTGATTTTTATCTATTAAACTATCTTAACAAAAGCGTTTAGTTTACGAAAAGCTAAACCAGAACAAGCCAACAAAATTGGCGCAGGCGCCAATAGTCTTGGGCCTGATTGCTCGTGCCTTTATTGCCTAATTGCTCCTTCACTTTTCGTGTGCTGATGGGCGGACTTCATTTCTTTATCAGATTCAGAAAAAGGACTTTAACGCACCCTCACATCTAAAAGTAAAGTACGTCAACTAATGGTAGAATAGTAGAAATCGTTATGTCTGCTGCATCAATTTACAGGCGAAATGTCAATATTCTAGCAGCAGACCATGTGCCGTCTTTGCATAAACGAGTAAACACCAGCATTATCATAGACTGAAGGTGAATAAAGCAAACAGGAGATAAAATATCCACCTTATTGTCTAAATATTAATAGCAACTATGAGAGAAGTTGATTAGTTTTCTTGGAAGTGACACAAGAAAGACTGGGAGATGAGACTATCAGACATTTCCGAAAGTCAGTCGTTCCCTCACCTCAAGTTGTTCAACTCCTCACGATCAACACTGATTCTTATGTGTGTGcatctgtgtatatatatataatatcaccACCGAATCAATCTATGCAGTCTATAGTTATCATCAAACTCTTGCAGcgacagacaaacagacgaAGTCAACAAGCGAAGCAACGTTGTCCCCAAGCTCTTCAAAAGTCCACTTTTCCGTCCGTTTGTCTTTCTTCTATCACTCTTTTACTAAAGTCAGTCACATGACTCCTGGCATAAACAATAGTGGCTGATTTATGAAAGGCTGTACTTAGGAATGTCTGTACCATGTCTCTCACAGAATACCACTTATCGCTTTAAAATCCTACACTCAATCATTATAAGACGCTAAAAAGAGGATAAACACTCAAATTTCGTCAAATCATTCATGTTTCATAATGCTACAGGATAAAATAATACGCAAATTACATAATGATGTTTTGCGAAATTGTCGTGGTAGGACAGTATTGCAGTGTTACAAAGTCCTTCATTAACACTACTTCCAACAACTTGCTCTCTGTCTACCGATATCTACCTCTGTGTACCTCATGTCTGTCTCTACAATAATAATTctaatgatgaaaataacttTATTCGCTCTATGGTCCCTAATGAGGTAAGAGATGACATCAAAATAgtgaaactgagaaaattacgaTAAAAAGGATCTATATAAAGTCAACATTTGCTAATAGGACAAAAGATAACAAcagaaaaaaacccagaaaacaGAATCTgtccatgtctgtctgtctgtctgcctctctctctctctctctctctctctctctctctctctctctctctctctctctctctctctctctctctctctctctctctctctccccacaTCCCCTGGGGTAATTGAGAACACTTCATCTATATGAATAGGTGCTAAAATAAAACCATCGTGTCAACCGCTTTTCTCAGGCTCTTTCCGACAAGTTTGTAACCAACCCGTCTTTGAATATTAATTTCAAACAACACAAATTGGACTATTGGACCATAAGCGGACCTGTACTGTCTCTGCATCGTTCCAAATATGGTTGACGTAATACACAGTCAATGGGATTATCCTTTGTTGTGTCGAAATATGCATATGTCTTGCCAACTATTGCATACATCTAAGGATATGTGACAATAGGCCGTACGATTTTTCCCTTGTCAATATGATATAAAAAGATGATGAATTGTTTATAACTAAATAATGTAATGTATAGTATCATCGGAGTAAACAGAATTACATGGCAAGCAATATATTGAGATGGCAGACGGCAGACTGTACCATACAAGTGTATAAGACTGGGTCCTCTTTACAATACTGTTATTGCATTACCAAACTGATTAAATGGCCCGATCCGAGCCTTTTGTTGAAACAATACttgaaaaagtcaattttaaaactatttcacatttcaaaactACCGCCGATATTTGTCGAGCGTAGTATGTAGAGCATATCCATGGGTAGAGTCAGACCAGATTCATTATTATCTTCTTAATTTGGTTTGGCCATCGacacaaatgttcatgtaaGTTTTGCACAATGTAAGTGTGTAAGGAATTTAGAGGGTGACTTTTGAAGAAAGTCTGCCTTTTCCCGTATTTACGACAGTCACCTTTGGCAATCTTTCATTATCCTGTTTTGTTCGTAAATGGAGCTTAATGGTCATTACTAGGACTTCAAATAATTTAATGAAAGGTTATAAATTCTTCTACACATACAAATTTCTATACATGAATTGCTTTGTATTAATCATTCATATCTGAAGTTGTAAGATTTGTAAATAACCTTTCTGTTCTCACATACTGACAACTACAGTTTTAACGAGAACAAGACAGATACAATCAATataattcaatgaaatcaaATTGAGAGTCCATTGTCCATTGTGACTATGGTTGGCtaaacttcaaacaaaatacatTCTGTTCAAAATCTTAGACTCCTTCAATAACAATGTTCAATTTACAGCTAGATCGTATTCATAAAATTAAAGAGATCACTATGTAATATTAAAGAGATCACTATGTAATATTAAAGAGATCACTATGTAATATTAAAGAGATCACTATGTAATATTCTGCAAATCGATTGATTCACTTAGTCAATATTAACTGTGCTTTTCCCTACATAGATGTCTTTTTGACGTATTCTTTCTGAGATGAAAGTCTGATTGTTTGCCAAGACATGTCATTTCAGGTTTGGCCATATCATCTCATCTTGATAATTTGTGAAGTAAAATCATTGGTATCCATATAGACAAGTACATATCAAGGGACGAATCGATtgaaattaatatttgaaaatgaagacCGATGATAATCGTTTCAGATTTAATTTTCACAGAATCTTGAAGTCGTAATCGATTAGATAAAGTCTTCATGTAAGTCattcatatttaaaatttgaagtcATTCTGtttgcctgcctgcctgtctgcctgcctgtttGTCTGTATGCCCATCTGTGTATGTCTCCATctatttctctgtctgtctgtctgtctgttttagTTTATTGTCATTTACAATCGTACAAAGTCAATTTACAGATGACATAACAAGTagcaaaatgacaatttttggaGCCAGAAAAATAGCTATCAGCTAATCGAGTCCGGCCCCATCtctaaagtttacattttatatttagatattTAAAAGCGCTCAGTGAGTTATATTAAAcaagagaagagaaaaaaaaaaaacccaaaaaaaccaCTTTTACATAACTTTGTAGTCTTGTAACAAAAGTTGTCTTAATGATCTTTTAAACTGATTTCTTGATGTGCTCATCTTAACGGTATGCGGTAAAGTATTCCAAAAAGTTGCACCGATGTAAGAAATCGCAAACTGGCCTGCAGTGGTGCGCATTTTGGGCAAGGGTAGATTGGCATCAAGTTTGAATCTAGTGTCATAACAGTGATCAACCGtctcaaaatattcattcagaAAGACAGGAACATTCTGATGTTTTAAATcgaaaataaatatacaaacaagTAATTTGTGGAGTTTATACACATCTAGTATTCCTAAGGTTGAGAATAAGGGTGAAGAGGGTTCCTGGAACCCAGAGAAAGTAATTGCTCGTACACACATTTTTTGAGCAATATGAATAGGCTTTAGGTACGATGAAAACGTACTACCCCAGACTTCAAGTCCATATGTTATACTCGGCAAAATAAAAGCATTATATAGTGAAACCATAATATTTCTTGGTACATAATTTCTTAATTTGAAAAGCATTCCAACTTTTTTCCGTATACATTTATTTACTTCGTTAATGTGTGCTTTCCATGTGAGATGTTTATCAATTATCACTCCAACAAAAGATGCCTGTAAAGCCTCGTGTATTGTACTATTTTTTACAGACAGAACACCTTTGATTGATAACAGTTTACGCCTGCTGTGAAAAACTACATAACTTGTTTTGGCAATATTTATCGTCAACATGTTAGCATCACACCAGCGTGTAACTTGCCTAAAGTGATTATTAACAATATGTAAATCTATATCGCTTTTATCTGATGGAAAAGTGTGAAACAGATTTGAATCATCTGCAAATAAacggaaatcaaaataattggAAGAATTCGGTAAATCATTTATATAAATAAGGAACAGAGTCGGTCCAAGTACCGAGCCCTGGGGAACACCACACTTTACTGGTAATTTTCAGATGTCTgaaatctgtctgtctgtctgtctctgtctctgtctctgttctctctctctctctctctctctctctctctctctctctctctctctctctctctctctctctctctctctctctctctcttctctcccCCCGTCTCCCTCAACCCATAGATCAATGAGCCTTCTAGCTTGTTGTATCAACGTTAAGATAGGTATTCTTCAGAATGATCTAAATTGCAAATTCGAATTTTCGTCATCCCGAGATTGAATCGATCCCTTGACCAACTTACATTTCTTCCTTTTCTCTGATTGCCTATGAGAGTAAAGAGTTCTGTTTCTGACGTAATGTTTAAATAGTATATTTAGTTTTTACGTTCAGCATTTAAATACAGATATCAAGGGAATAATCAGCTTATTTGCTCCGATTTCTACATACTCAATTTGGTtatctgtgttaactct
This is a stretch of genomic DNA from Ptychodera flava strain L36383 chromosome 21, AS_Pfla_20210202, whole genome shotgun sequence. It encodes these proteins:
- the LOC139122104 gene encoding forkhead box protein I1-ema-like encodes the protein MCTSGNTSLVPYGLKISDQPMMYAAWGNGMTQAAFEYHRAQMYGYNSRFRYGIPAIPATHGLSPYLHHHSHGTDTFSALMAFNKVDPRTRMIHEEPKPNHSYIGLIAMAILSHKDKKLVLSDIYQYILDNYAYFRTRGPGWRNSIRHNLSLNDCFIKAGRSANGKGHFWAIHPANIDDFQKGDFRRRRAQRKVRKHMGLTVPDDEDSPSPPPANTTPLNWPNQAFMHSNSLNERSPNQNQLTKKRQFDVESLLAPESSDSDKAVQISHDSADHLREETNDSLKDDIGQLSSSTDNRERAVTPERSAENVVCQSQTALHSPSLTEMNTRSSWTTPAPSPMGVWPSNVGSAWSIVTPSTRTTFSTVITPIPQGTPTPSAGVDTVQQWQETFSRIIAKSYSKNLKVES